CGCGGATTACTCATATCCTCACCTGGGAAGTAATAGTAAATCATACTCGCAGACCTGCTGTATGAATTACTATCGGCATCATAAAGACTGTCATCAAAGAAATTATCAGTTCCGCCAATCTTCAAATGCAGTCCAGTACCCTCGTCGCCTTGCAGATAATACTTACCGTTGCCATGTGCAGCAAAATACTGCTGCGTTTCTTCTATCGTATTTTGGATATTTTGAAACGCCGCCAAAACCTCCGCATCAAGTCTGCTTACGTTTAACCTAGGTACTGCTATAGCCGCTAGAGTACCTATTATAATGATGACAAATATCAGCTCTATCATAGTAAAAGCTTTTTTTGTTGCGAACGAGCTTGTGTTTTTCGTATTTTTTCGGGCTTCTTGGAGATTTAGCCCTGTTACTAAGTATTTATTTACCTTTGTTTTCACTTTTCTCCTTTGTTTTAATTTTTCGCGATTATACCAAAAACGGCGTTTGAAATATCTTTATTTTCTTTGCGGACACGGGTTTTATCGCTTTGGCGCCGTTTTTAAGCGGCTCTTTTTATAGTTGCGAATTTAAGCTATAATCGCGCCAAAGCTAAATTTAATGAGCAAAAACACTAAAGCTTGCCCGCAAAAAAAGACGGCTAAATTTAAACGCTTTTAGATAAAGTAA
The nucleotide sequence above comes from uncultured Campylobacter sp.. Encoded proteins:
- a CDS encoding prepilin-type N-terminal cleavage/methylation domain-containing protein, which produces MKTKVNKYLVTGLNLQEARKNTKNTSSFATKKAFTMIELIFVIIIIGTLAAIAVPRLNVSRLDAEVLAAFQNIQNTIEETQQYFAAHGNGKYYLQGDEGTGLHLKIGGTDNFFDDSLYDADSNSYSRSASMIYYYFPGEDMSNPRTCMFFGVGNMQEAVKEPKYGIVIWYNNPHAMPTGQNPRCDKLRNMIKEAYPPNGSWGGSITFHVIDFGYRKGAFGTF